ACTTCGCCCAGGCCTTCGTCGAGCGCCACCCCGACATCGGTGACCCCCGGGACGATCCGTACGCCTTTCAAGAACTGGTGACGGCGGCGGAGGCCTGCAAGAAGGGGCTGTCGACCAAGGATCGCTGGCCGCAGATGGTGGTGCACGGCGGCGTGCGCGAGCGCGTCGAGCTCACCCGCGAGAAGTTCGAGGAGATCACGGCCGATCTGCTCGAGCAGACGGTCGAGCTCACCCGTAATGTGCTCGAGCAGGCGAAAGAGCGCGGCTACAGCCGCATCGATCAAGTGCTGCTGGTGGGCGGGTCGAGCAAGATGCCCGCGGTGGCGAAGCGGCTGGGCGAGGTGTTTGGCATCGAGTCGCAGCTGTTCGAGCCCGATCTGGCGGTGGCCAAGGGCGCTGCCCTGATGGGGGTGCGGCTCGTGGCGGGCGAGCTTCTGCGCGAGGCCATTGCCGCCGACCGCGGGGGGCAGGCGGCCGACGTCGACCTCGAGCAGGTCGATCGAAAGACGCTCGAAGACGTCGCCCGCAAGGTGGCGGCGGACGGGGGGCGCGTGCTGCGCCTGCCGGGCAAGGAGCTGGCCGACTACGCCAGCACGCGGGTGCGAAACGTGAGCTCGAAGGCGTTCGGCGTGGCCATCGTCGACGATCGTGACAATGACAAGGTCGCGCATCTCATCGGCGCCAACACGCCGCTTCCGGCCGAGCACCTCGAGACGGGGTTCGGTACGCGAGTGGCCAACCAGGTGACGGTTCGCCTGCGCGTCATGGAGCAGGCGGGCGAGGTGGCCTCGAGCGTCTTCGAAGACAATCGCCTCATCGGTGACGGCGAGCTTACCGGCCTTCCCCAGCCCCTGCCGGCGGGCGCTCCCATTCACGTCAAGTTTCGCCTGCGCGAGGACGGCACGCTCGAGGTGATGGGCTTCGAGCCGAACTCGAAGCGCGAGGTGACCTTTCAGATCAAGGTCGATGGCATTCTCTCAGACGAAGAGGTGGCCGAGCGACGCTCTGATCTGATGCAAATCCAGGTCTCCTAGTGAAAGAGGCGGAGGCTGCGGGCCAGGCGAGCACCCCATTCGACGCCGTGGCCTATCAAGAGACCGTTCTGAAGCCCGCCCTCGCGGCGTTTCACGCCGATGGGTCGCTGCCGGACTACTTTGCCCGCTACGGCCTCTCGCCCGACGTGAGCGACGGCGATGTGATCCGGCGGGCCATCAGTGACGTGCTCTCGTATTGGAACCGGCAGAAGAACAACGCCAGCTACGGGCCCCTGCTCGGCGTGCTGCTCGAGCCCAAGGAGGTCGAGCGCACCCGAACCGTTCTCACCGATCCCCGGCGAAGGCTCGAACAGCGCACCGCGGTCGAGGCCATGCGCAGAGAGCAGGCCCTGGGCGCGGAGCGCGAGCTCGAATCGTACGTCCGGATCATCGCCGCGAAGGGCTACCGCACGGCCGAAGAGACCCAGCGCATCATCACGCGGTTCAAGACACGGGGATTCACGGTTGCCCAGATCGAGGAGCGGCTCAAGGTTCCGCTGCGCGATGGGTCTCGTTCGCAGGCTCTCGACGAGGGGCTGCCGGCGTCTACGAGGGCGAACATTCGCAAGCACCTGGCCGTGTTCAAGCAGAAGACGCTGTACGACTTCATCGGTGTCGCGC
This genomic interval from Pseudomonadota bacterium contains the following:
- a CDS encoding Hsp70 family protein, whose translation is MATRVYGIDLGTTYSCISYCDESGRPVVVPNAEGELTTPSVVFFENPSNVVVGVQAKNASKVEPERVAAFVKRSMGDGSYRFNVDGREHTPEEISSLVLRKVVGDAAQALGEPITDVVITCPAYFGNNEREATRNAGKLAGLNVRHILNEPTAAAICYGLINAGVEKTVLVYDLGGGTFDITVIAIKEKSIEVVCTGGNFRLGGKDWDDRIIDYFAQAFVERHPDIGDPRDDPYAFQELVTAAEACKKGLSTKDRWPQMVVHGGVRERVELTREKFEEITADLLEQTVELTRNVLEQAKERGYSRIDQVLLVGGSSKMPAVAKRLGEVFGIESQLFEPDLAVAKGAALMGVRLVAGELLREAIAADRGGQAADVDLEQVDRKTLEDVARKVAADGGRVLRLPGKELADYASTRVRNVSSKAFGVAIVDDRDNDKVAHLIGANTPLPAEHLETGFGTRVANQVTVRLRVMEQAGEVASSVFEDNRLIGDGELTGLPQPLPAGAPIHVKFRLREDGTLEVMGFEPNSKREVTFQIKVDGILSDEEVAERRSDLMQIQVS